The following are encoded in a window of Bacteroidota bacterium genomic DNA:
- a CDS encoding helix-turn-helix domain-containing protein: MTVVLKFGEMVFMPNAKLIHPKEAMTTPQACEFLGITRQTLYSWLQQGKIKPWMKVGGASWLFIQSEVEKLKDAKYNRNHNGSR, encoded by the coding sequence TTGACGGTGGTGTTAAAATTTGGTGAAATGGTATTTATGCCAAACGCCAAGCTCATTCATCCAAAAGAAGCCATGACCACACCGCAGGCATGCGAGTTTTTGGGCATCACTCGCCAGACTCTTTATAGTTGGCTTCAGCAGGGAAAGATCAAGCCTTGGATGAAAGTCGGAGGCGCTTCCTGGCTTTTTATCCAAAGCGAAGTCGAGAAACTCAAAGATGCCAAATACAACAGGAATCACAATGGCTCGCGCTAA